A genome region from Clostridiales bacterium includes the following:
- a CDS encoding threonine synthase produces MRYISTRDKNHSVLSYQAIIDGISPDGGLYVPDQLPRFSNEDLKRLAAMGYQDKAVFIFKTFLPEFFNDELSQCAAKSISRFEDNIVA; encoded by the coding sequence ATGCGTTACATCAGCACAAGAGACAAAAACCATTCCGTTTTGTCTTATCAAGCCATCATAGACGGCATAAGTCCGGACGGGGGCTTGTATGTTCCCGACCAGTTGCCGCGGTTTTCCAACGAGGATTTAAAACGCCTTGCGGCTATGGGCTATCAAGACAAAGCGGTTTTTATTTTTAAAACTTTTTTGCCCGAGTTTTTCAATGACGAATTAAGCCAATGCGCCGCTAAGTCCATATCTAGATTTGAGGATAATATAGTTGCG